From the Deinococcus misasensis DSM 22328 genome, one window contains:
- a CDS encoding PIG-L deacetylase family protein: protein MKRFSRFKIRIERDRWNPLNTLIFLVIFALFLAAGINGWGFLFTGKWVVAGVEHAAQQLPEHTPIRGKVLVLSPHPDDETLATGGLIQDVLQNNGEVAVVFLTNGDGFPWEARYSTRKWSVEPRVFLKMGRDRQTEATLATNALGVPAKNVYFLGFPDRGLRSVYLTNYLIPYKSKFTRVDHVPYNNTYRPGSPYTGQELEKQILEIAQKFNPDVILAPTPLDQHPDHQATSYLSSRILSEFPHAKILYYIVHGGVEWPLPKGNHPELPLSPPAETSQGIEWRRYPLTDKQQKQKHKAMLYYKSQLQILGRYMLAFNRENELVLPPVVDVHDDRKNP from the coding sequence GTGAAGAGGTTCAGCAGGTTCAAAATTCGCATCGAACGGGACCGCTGGAATCCGTTGAACACCCTGATTTTTCTGGTCATCTTTGCGCTTTTTCTGGCCGCGGGCATCAATGGATGGGGCTTTTTGTTCACCGGAAAGTGGGTGGTGGCTGGCGTGGAGCATGCCGCCCAACAGCTTCCAGAGCACACCCCGATCCGTGGCAAGGTGCTGGTGCTTTCCCCTCACCCGGACGATGAAACCCTTGCCACTGGAGGCTTGATTCAGGATGTTCTGCAAAACAACGGCGAAGTGGCCGTGGTCTTCCTGACCAATGGAGACGGTTTCCCATGGGAAGCACGCTACTCCACACGAAAATGGAGCGTGGAACCCCGGGTGTTCCTGAAAATGGGCCGGGATCGGCAAACCGAAGCCACACTGGCCACCAATGCTCTGGGTGTTCCAGCCAAGAACGTGTACTTTCTGGGCTTTCCAGACCGGGGCCTGAGGAGCGTTTACCTGACGAACTACCTGATTCCTTACAAAAGCAAATTCACCCGGGTGGACCATGTGCCTTACAACAACACCTACCGTCCAGGCAGTCCTTACACCGGTCAGGAGCTGGAAAAGCAAATTCTGGAAATTGCCCAGAAATTCAACCCTGATGTGATTCTGGCCCCCACCCCTCTGGACCAGCATCCCGACCATCAGGCGACCAGTTACCTGTCCAGCAGAATCCTCAGTGAATTTCCACACGCCAAAATTCTGTACTACATTGTGCACGGCGGGGTGGAATGGCCTCTTCCCAAAGGCAACCATCCCGAGTTGCCCCTCAGCCCACCTGCGGAGACCAGTCAGGGCATCGAATGGCGCAGGTATCCCCTGACCGACAAGCAGCAAAAGCAGAAACACAAGGCCATGCTGTATTACAAATCCCAGTTGCAGATTCTCGGGCGTTACATGCTGGCCTTCAACCGCGAAAATGAACTGGTCCTCCCTCCTGTTGTGGATGTGCATGATGATCGAAAAAACCCCTGA
- the mnmD gene encoding tRNA (5-methylaminomethyl-2-thiouridine)(34)-methyltransferase MnmD, whose protein sequence is MMIEKTPDGSLTVFSEKYQQHYHSSHGAQTQARVVYLQGSRTHLHLAPKVLEVGFGVAMNFLTTLQDTVSRGVPLHYLAYEFDPIATETLREYTRQHPMFEHEVWQKLLSVWGSSFAFTLGEVTVDVRVEDVTQAEFPLTWASGFYLDGFSIAVNPEVWTPEFCQKVASSMQVGAHLATYSAAGAVRRALQDAGLQVTKHKGLTGKREFVTAEKVTS, encoded by the coding sequence ATGATGATCGAAAAAACCCCTGATGGCAGCCTGACCGTTTTCAGCGAAAAATACCAGCAGCATTACCATTCCAGCCATGGTGCACAAACGCAGGCCAGAGTGGTGTACCTGCAAGGTTCCAGAACCCACTTGCATCTTGCTCCAAAAGTGCTGGAGGTCGGTTTTGGAGTGGCCATGAACTTCCTGACCACCTTGCAAGACACCGTTTCCAGAGGGGTGCCTTTGCACTATCTGGCCTATGAATTTGATCCCATCGCCACCGAAACCCTCAGGGAATACACCCGCCAACATCCGATGTTTGAACATGAGGTCTGGCAAAAACTGCTCTCTGTGTGGGGATCTTCTTTTGCATTCACCCTTGGAGAAGTCACTGTGGATGTGCGGGTGGAAGATGTCACACAGGCTGAGTTTCCTTTGACTTGGGCCTCTGGATTTTATCTGGACGGATTTTCCATTGCCGTCAACCCCGAGGTCTGGACCCCTGAATTCTGTCAGAAAGTGGCCTCCAGCATGCAAGTGGGCGCCCATCTGGCCACCTATAGCGCAGCAGGGGCTGTACGCAGGGCTTTGCAGGACGCCGGACTGCAAGTCACCAAACACAAAGGCCTGACTGGAAAACGGGAATTTGTCACCGCTGAAAAGGTCACTTCATGA
- a CDS encoding NAD(P)/FAD-dependent oxidoreductase: protein MKPLIVIGGGIAGSALAYFATQAGIKTVLVDAGKHAASDVPSALINPVRGQNGHVVEDGLEGAQFTFELLAKLEKLGYNIPHARDGVYRPVPDEKTHLKWVKNLPPDYPHAWLEQAPEEVHLQSHWHKVLYLPVGGWVDGQAFCTALQEASNVQVIRQTAVSFTAHRVVLQDQTELEGTVVFCGGSYGATLAGIAGTHRRGSLLLLKETLSEKPVSFGIYATPARKGGVLGSTFETPETQFRPSGLPLKSLHWLMDKAHQTFSTLDPQFQGLWTGVRFSGATLPREVLSLTALGSKGFLLGPKLASDLVQNTLIPLLHQ from the coding sequence ATGAAACCCCTGATCGTGATTGGGGGGGGCATTGCAGGAAGTGCTCTGGCATATTTTGCCACTCAGGCAGGCATCAAAACCGTGCTGGTTGATGCAGGCAAACACGCCGCCAGCGATGTCCCAAGTGCCCTCATCAATCCGGTGCGCGGTCAAAACGGTCATGTGGTGGAAGATGGGCTGGAAGGGGCACAATTCACTTTTGAATTGCTGGCAAAGCTGGAAAAGCTCGGGTACAACATTCCACATGCCAGAGATGGGGTTTACCGCCCGGTGCCTGACGAGAAAACCCACCTGAAATGGGTTAAGAACTTACCTCCAGATTATCCCCATGCGTGGCTGGAGCAGGCCCCTGAAGAAGTTCATCTGCAATCCCACTGGCACAAAGTGCTGTATCTGCCTGTGGGCGGATGGGTGGATGGTCAGGCATTCTGCACGGCTTTGCAAGAAGCAAGCAACGTGCAGGTGATCCGTCAGACGGCGGTGTCCTTCACTGCACACCGTGTGGTCTTGCAAGATCAAACTGAACTGGAAGGCACTGTGGTGTTTTGTGGGGGCAGTTACGGAGCCACTCTGGCCGGAATTGCTGGAACCCATCGGAGGGGAAGTCTGCTGCTGCTCAAAGAGACCCTTTCAGAAAAACCGGTCAGTTTTGGCATTTATGCCACTCCGGCCCGCAAAGGAGGTGTGCTGGGATCCACCTTTGAAACCCCCGAGACCCAATTCAGACCTTCAGGTTTGCCCCTCAAATCCCTTCACTGGCTGATGGACAAAGCCCACCAGACTTTCAGCACACTGGACCCTCAATTTCAGGGACTCTGGACGGGTGTTCGGTTCTCAGGGGCCACCCTTCCAAGGGAAGTGCTCAGCCTGACTGCTCTGGGATCCAAGGGGTTCTTGCTGGGTCCAAAGCTGGCGAGTGATTTGGTCCAAAATACACTTATTCCGTTACTACACCAGTAA
- a CDS encoding isocitrate/isopropylmalate dehydrogenase family protein, with protein MAKHRICIIEGDGIGHEVIPAAVRVLEATGLDFEFVEAHAGYEYFLDHGTTVPEATLEAVANTDATLFGAATSPSKKVEGFKGAIRFMRRHFDLYANVRPTKTRPVAGAYQNVDLILVRENTEGLYVEKERVEGDRAIAEAHISKRASERIGKYAIDLAMKRRKKLAVVHKANVLPLTQGLFLNTIMEEAKQVDGLQSWDVIVDNCAMQLVRNPSQYDVLVATNMFGDILSDLAAGLVGGLGIAASGNIGDKHAIFESVHGSAPDIAGKGISNPTATILSAVMMLEHLGEYEVAGRISNAIDTVLTEGPRTGDLGGTANTQQFTDAVVKALG; from the coding sequence ATGGCGAAACACCGCATCTGCATCATTGAAGGCGACGGCATTGGACACGAAGTGATCCCTGCTGCCGTGCGCGTTCTGGAAGCCACCGGGCTTGATTTTGAATTCGTTGAAGCCCACGCAGGCTATGAATACTTCTTGGATCACGGAACCACCGTGCCAGAAGCCACCCTTGAGGCCGTGGCCAACACCGACGCCACCCTGTTCGGCGCTGCCACCAGCCCCAGCAAAAAAGTGGAGGGCTTCAAAGGGGCCATCCGCTTCATGCGCCGTCACTTTGACCTGTACGCCAACGTGCGTCCCACCAAAACCCGTCCTGTGGCTGGTGCCTACCAGAACGTGGACCTGATTCTGGTGCGTGAAAACACCGAAGGCCTGTACGTGGAAAAAGAGCGTGTGGAAGGCGACAGGGCCATCGCAGAAGCCCACATCTCCAAACGTGCTTCTGAGCGCATCGGCAAATACGCCATTGATCTGGCCATGAAACGCCGCAAAAAACTGGCCGTGGTGCACAAAGCCAACGTGCTGCCCCTGACCCAGGGCCTGTTCCTGAACACCATCATGGAAGAAGCCAAACAGGTGGACGGCCTGCAAAGCTGGGACGTGATCGTGGACAACTGCGCCATGCAACTGGTCCGCAACCCCAGCCAGTACGACGTGCTGGTCGCCACCAACATGTTCGGTGACATCCTGTCTGACCTGGCTGCCGGACTGGTGGGCGGTCTGGGCATCGCTGCCTCGGGCAACATCGGCGACAAGCATGCCATCTTCGAAAGCGTGCACGGCTCTGCCCCAGACATTGCTGGCAAAGGCATCTCTAACCCAACCGCAACCATCCTGAGTGCCGTGATGATGCTGGAGCACCTCGGTGAATACGAAGTGGCTGGTCGCATTTCCAACGCCATTGACACCGTGCTCACCGAAGGTCCCCGCACCGGAGATCTGGGTGGCACCGCCAACACCCAGCAGTTCACCGACGCTGTTGTCAAAGCTCTGGGCTGA
- the feoB gene encoding ferrous iron transport protein B, whose translation MSTTVQARTVLVIGNPNVGKTTLINALAGTHLKVGNWSGVTVEKREARFDLQGVSIHLTDLPGAYSLSPQTPEEIIARTALLDAAPDLIINVLDAGQLERNLYLTLQLMEFGLPMVLALNLMDEAKSKGLNLSAKALEQQMGVPVVEMVASQGKGVQELKKHMLQPPQAPSYQVQTPGSLQHHIQHLCEAMAPHPKLLPYSRPFLASMLLEGDTTLRSRLTITGHQKVVQEADRLLEQCTAQGMDPFMDLADVRYAEAHRIAQATIVTHEKRRTLTEVLDGVLLNRALGIPVFLLLMLGVFRLTFSVAQPFVDFIGGPLQDTVSGWTTAILNVLHAPSTISSVLVGAVIPGVGTVLAFLPTLLVLYLAMSFLEDSGYMARAAFLMDRLMRSVGLDGKAFIPMILGFGCNVPAVYATRTLENPRARLVTSMILPFMSCSARLPVYAVFSAALFPKMASWVVWSMYVLGLVVALAFAAFITRLLPTAGSVTVLELPPYRLPSRQVLWKQGSRRTTSFVKRAGTTVLTAVVVVWFTLSIPVQLGGHFASVAPEQSLFGWVSSLIAPIFSWAGFDTWQATGALIPGFVAKEVVIGTLGQIYLGQQAGTALSFGLLDGLQNLFSGLWIALQQAVAAIPGLIALPSFSVAAPDSSQNNLIAALRQGFTPAAGLAYLVFVLLYTPCVATITAIANEQGRKVAWITVAYQILTAWLLAVLTYQLFKGLL comes from the coding sequence ATGAGCACCACCGTTCAGGCCAGAACCGTGCTGGTGATTGGGAACCCCAACGTGGGCAAGACCACCCTGATCAACGCTCTGGCCGGAACCCATCTGAAAGTGGGCAACTGGAGTGGCGTGACCGTTGAAAAACGAGAGGCCCGGTTTGACCTGCAAGGGGTGTCCATCCACCTGACTGACCTGCCCGGCGCATATTCTCTGAGCCCCCAAACCCCAGAGGAAATCATTGCACGAACAGCCCTGCTGGACGCAGCTCCAGATTTGATCATCAATGTGCTGGATGCCGGACAACTGGAACGCAACCTTTACCTCACCCTGCAACTGATGGAGTTTGGTCTTCCCATGGTCCTCGCCCTCAACCTGATGGATGAAGCCAAAAGCAAGGGGCTCAACCTGAGTGCAAAGGCTCTGGAACAGCAGATGGGTGTGCCAGTGGTGGAGATGGTGGCGTCTCAGGGCAAAGGGGTGCAAGAGCTCAAAAAACACATGTTGCAACCTCCTCAGGCCCCCAGCTATCAGGTCCAAACCCCAGGGTCTTTGCAACATCACATCCAGCACCTGTGTGAGGCCATGGCTCCCCATCCCAAACTCTTGCCTTACTCCCGGCCGTTTCTGGCTTCCATGCTCTTGGAGGGGGACACCACCTTGCGTTCCCGTCTGACCATCACAGGTCACCAGAAAGTGGTTCAGGAAGCAGATCGCCTTTTGGAACAGTGCACTGCACAGGGGATGGATCCCTTCATGGACCTTGCCGATGTGCGCTATGCAGAAGCGCACCGCATTGCACAAGCCACCATCGTGACCCACGAAAAACGCCGTACCCTCACAGAGGTTTTGGATGGCGTTTTGCTGAACAGGGCTCTGGGGATCCCGGTGTTCTTGCTTCTGATGCTTGGGGTGTTCAGACTGACTTTCAGCGTTGCCCAGCCTTTTGTGGATTTCATCGGAGGACCCCTGCAAGACACGGTCTCTGGCTGGACCACGGCCATTTTGAATGTGCTGCATGCCCCATCCACCATTTCCTCAGTGCTTGTGGGAGCAGTGATTCCTGGGGTGGGTACGGTGCTGGCCTTCTTGCCCACCTTGCTGGTCCTTTATCTGGCCATGAGTTTCCTTGAAGACAGCGGTTACATGGCCAGAGCGGCTTTCCTGATGGACCGTTTGATGCGCTCCGTGGGTCTGGATGGCAAGGCCTTCATTCCCATGATTCTGGGGTTTGGATGCAATGTGCCTGCAGTGTACGCCACCCGCACGCTGGAGAACCCCAGAGCCCGACTGGTGACCAGCATGATTTTGCCTTTCATGTCCTGCTCGGCGCGCTTGCCAGTATATGCGGTCTTCAGTGCTGCGCTTTTTCCCAAAATGGCTAGTTGGGTGGTCTGGAGCATGTACGTGCTGGGTCTGGTGGTGGCGCTGGCTTTTGCGGCTTTTATTACCCGGCTGCTGCCCACCGCAGGCTCTGTGACGGTGCTGGAGCTGCCTCCTTACCGCCTGCCTTCCAGACAGGTGCTCTGGAAACAGGGCTCCAGACGAACCACCTCTTTTGTGAAACGTGCAGGAACCACCGTACTGACCGCAGTGGTGGTGGTGTGGTTCACCCTTTCCATACCAGTTCAGCTTGGCGGACACTTTGCCAGCGTTGCACCAGAGCAATCCCTGTTTGGCTGGGTCAGTTCCCTGATTGCGCCCATTTTCAGCTGGGCAGGCTTTGACACCTGGCAGGCCACTGGGGCACTGATTCCCGGTTTTGTGGCCAAAGAAGTGGTGATTGGCACGCTGGGGCAGATTTACCTTGGGCAGCAGGCTGGAACGGCCCTGTCTTTTGGGCTGCTGGACGGTTTGCAAAACCTGTTCTCTGGATTGTGGATTGCCCTTCAGCAGGCTGTGGCAGCCATCCCCGGACTGATTGCCCTTCCTTCCTTCTCGGTGGCTGCTCCAGACAGCTCGCAAAACAACCTGATTGCGGCTTTGCGTCAGGGTTTCACACCTGCAGCAGGACTGGCCTATCTGGTGTTTGTGCTGCTGTACACCCCCTGCGTGGCCACCATCACCGCCATTGCCAATGAGCAGGGGCGCAAGGTGGCATGGATCACCGTGGCTTACCAGATCCTGACCGCATGGCTGCTGGCGGTCCTCACTTACCAGCTTTTTAAAGGACTGTTGTGA
- a CDS encoding FeoA family protein: MRTELSTIAIGQTVTLQGINPQHPMRKRLFELGFVPGASIRLLRKAPMGDPIEMVVSGTHFALRQQDMQHIWVQK, translated from the coding sequence ATGCGAACAGAACTCAGCACCATTGCCATCGGCCAGACGGTGACCCTACAGGGCATCAACCCCCAGCATCCCATGCGCAAACGCCTGTTTGAACTCGGGTTTGTGCCGGGTGCAAGCATTCGCCTGCTCAGAAAAGCCCCCATGGGCGATCCCATCGAAATGGTGGTCTCTGGCACGCACTTTGCTCTCAGGCAGCAGGACATGCAGCACATCTGGGTTCAAAAATGA
- a CDS encoding TrmH family RNA methyltransferase: MKEITSTQNPELKLLQKLHERRHRRKEGKFLIEGAREASRALLAGMDLEKLYFCEDLFSPEAHELYPQFDGLEQVKLSAAAFEKISLRENPDGMVALTCIPEFTLEDLELPGDALVLVLQGLEKPGNLGALLRTADGVGVHAVFITGEGTDLYNPNVIRASQGSLFTQHVFAAEDQALLDFLKSRNFTILAATPHTQKTYWQADYSGATAICLGTEHDGLSDFWMQEATEKVVIPMQGTADSLNVGIAGALLLYEALRQRQGQNQAP; encoded by the coding sequence ATGAAAGAAATCACCAGCACCCAGAACCCTGAACTGAAACTCCTGCAAAAGCTCCATGAACGCAGGCATCGCCGCAAGGAAGGCAAATTCCTCATCGAAGGGGCCAGAGAAGCTTCCCGCGCCTTGCTGGCCGGAATGGACCTTGAAAAGCTGTACTTCTGTGAGGACCTGTTCAGCCCAGAGGCCCATGAACTCTATCCTCAATTTGATGGTCTGGAGCAAGTCAAACTGTCTGCTGCGGCCTTCGAGAAAATCAGTCTGCGGGAAAACCCGGACGGGATGGTGGCTCTGACCTGCATCCCAGAATTCACGCTGGAAGATCTGGAATTGCCCGGAGATGCTCTGGTGCTGGTGTTGCAGGGTCTGGAAAAGCCGGGAAACCTCGGGGCTTTGCTGAGAACTGCAGATGGTGTGGGTGTCCATGCGGTGTTCATCACTGGAGAGGGCACCGATCTGTACAACCCCAATGTGATCCGGGCCAGTCAGGGAAGCCTGTTCACACAGCATGTGTTCGCAGCAGAAGATCAGGCCTTGCTGGACTTTTTGAAATCCCGCAACTTCACCATTCTGGCTGCCACACCGCACACCCAGAAGACCTACTGGCAGGCAGATTACTCTGGAGCCACAGCAATCTGTCTGGGAACCGAACACGACGGTCTCAGCGATTTCTGGATGCAGGAGGCCACCGAGAAGGTGGTGATTCCCATGCAAGGCACTGCAGACAGTCTGAATGTGGGCATTGCAGGGGCTTTGCTGCTGTATGAGGCCCTGAGACAGCGTCAAGGACAAAATCAGGCCCCCTGA
- the typA gene encoding translational GTPase TypA: MEYRNIAIIAHVDHGKTTLVDGLLKQTVQLGHGEVIEERAMDSNQLEKERGITILAKNTAVMYKGVKINIVDTPGHADFGGEVERVLGMVDGCLLLVDAAEGPMPQTRFVLRKALELGLRPIVVINKIDRQDARPEEVVNLTFDLMAELGATDEQLDFPILYSISREGKAYRDLENPKDDFTDLFDMVLDHCPPPSVDIDAPFQMLVTNLDYSEYLGRIVIGRVKRGKVKKGEFVNLMHKDGTMTKTRVTQPFTHLAMKRLDVDEVSAGDIVALAGIEDAQIGETVADLADPEALPIITVDEPTVSMVFQPNTSPFAGKEGKYVTSRHLNDRLKKEVMTNVSLKVEEIRPDEFKVSGRGELHLSILLETMRREGYEVQVGAPQVITREIDGVVSEPVEHLVIDVPEQFSSTVIGVLSSRKGQMVNMEPQGSRVRVEFKIPSRALFGFRTQFLSMTQGEGIMSHIFDGYFPWAGELKTRQNGSLVSMENGPSFAYSIFKLQDRGQFFIDAGTEVYVGMIVGENAREGDMNVNVCKNKKLTNVRSAGADEALTLIPPKRLTLEDALEYIGEDELVEITPQSIRLRKKILNPSMRK; encoded by the coding sequence ATGGAATACCGCAACATTGCAATCATTGCCCACGTGGACCACGGAAAAACCACCCTGGTGGACGGGCTCCTCAAACAAACCGTACAACTCGGCCACGGCGAAGTCATCGAAGAACGCGCCATGGATTCCAACCAGCTTGAAAAAGAGCGTGGAATCACCATTCTGGCCAAGAACACCGCCGTGATGTACAAGGGCGTCAAGATCAACATCGTGGACACCCCCGGACACGCCGACTTCGGCGGAGAAGTGGAACGCGTCCTCGGCATGGTGGACGGATGCCTCCTCCTCGTGGACGCCGCCGAAGGCCCCATGCCACAGACCCGTTTCGTGCTGCGCAAAGCCCTGGAACTGGGCCTGCGTCCCATCGTGGTCATCAACAAAATCGACCGTCAGGATGCCCGTCCTGAAGAAGTGGTCAACCTGACCTTCGACCTGATGGCCGAACTGGGTGCCACCGACGAGCAACTGGATTTCCCCATCCTGTACTCCATTTCCCGTGAAGGCAAAGCCTACCGTGATCTGGAAAACCCCAAAGACGACTTCACCGACCTCTTCGACATGGTGCTGGACCACTGCCCCCCACCCTCTGTGGACATTGATGCCCCCTTCCAGATGCTGGTCACCAACCTCGATTACAGCGAGTACTTGGGCCGCATCGTGATTGGACGCGTCAAACGCGGCAAAGTCAAAAAAGGTGAATTCGTCAACCTGATGCACAAAGACGGCACCATGACCAAAACCCGCGTGACCCAGCCCTTCACCCACCTGGCCATGAAACGCCTTGACGTCGATGAAGTGAGCGCAGGGGACATCGTGGCTCTGGCCGGCATCGAAGACGCACAGATCGGTGAAACCGTCGCTGACCTTGCCGACCCCGAGGCTTTGCCCATCATCACCGTGGACGAGCCCACCGTGTCCATGGTGTTCCAGCCCAACACCAGCCCCTTCGCTGGCAAAGAAGGCAAATACGTCACCTCCCGCCACCTCAATGACCGTCTGAAAAAAGAAGTCATGACCAACGTGAGCCTCAAGGTCGAAGAAATCCGTCCTGACGAGTTCAAAGTCTCTGGTCGTGGTGAGCTTCACCTTTCGATCCTGCTGGAAACCATGCGCCGTGAAGGTTACGAAGTGCAAGTGGGTGCCCCTCAGGTCATCACCCGTGAAATCGATGGTGTGGTCTCCGAGCCTGTCGAGCACCTCGTCATTGACGTCCCCGAGCAGTTCTCCAGCACCGTGATCGGCGTGCTGTCCAGCCGCAAAGGTCAAATGGTCAACATGGAGCCTCAAGGCAGCCGTGTGCGTGTGGAATTCAAAATTCCTTCCCGTGCCCTGTTCGGCTTCCGCACCCAGTTCCTGTCCATGACCCAGGGTGAAGGCATCATGAGCCACATCTTTGACGGATACTTCCCCTGGGCTGGCGAACTCAAAACCCGCCAGAACGGTTCTCTGGTCAGCATGGAAAACGGCCCCAGCTTTGCCTACTCCATCTTCAAACTGCAAGACCGTGGCCAGTTCTTCATTGATGCAGGCACCGAAGTGTATGTCGGCATGATTGTCGGCGAAAACGCTCGCGAAGGCGACATGAACGTCAACGTCTGCAAAAACAAAAAACTGACCAACGTGCGCAGTGCTGGTGCCGACGAAGCCCTCACCCTGATTCCCCCCAAGCGCCTGACCCTTGAAGACGCTCTGGAGTACATCGGTGAAGATGAACTGGTGGAAATCACTCCCCAGAGCATTCGTCTGCGCAAGAAGATTCTCAATCCTTCCATGCGCAAGTAA
- a CDS encoding MerR family transcriptional regulator, producing the protein MNKTTPLFTASEVEERTGIAANTLRQWERRYGIPNPNRAANGYRLYSQNDLECIQFIQAHIENGVTVSRAVELLKSKQAPEETEPQQDEHTKVVQELVDVCLKADQNRAAQIINYASISFTVEDVLLKIIQPTLARMGELWAQGHITVAEEHHATAFLRGRIQILLDLLGQPLGGPRVIVACAPGEYHEIGALMISVLLRKRGVQVHYIGANTPLEDLMHYAHTHKGDAILLSVGLASDTQVLREHAEDLRELDIPVIMGGALLNAEPTLAEEFGGTYLGTDTLQAVDHMIQMLEGKA; encoded by the coding sequence ATGAACAAAACCACCCCACTGTTTACTGCCTCAGAAGTCGAAGAGCGCACTGGCATTGCCGCCAACACCCTTCGGCAGTGGGAAAGGCGCTACGGAATTCCCAATCCCAATCGGGCCGCCAACGGATACCGCCTTTACAGTCAGAACGACCTTGAATGCATCCAATTCATTCAGGCACACATCGAAAATGGTGTGACCGTCAGCAGAGCAGTTGAACTGCTGAAAAGCAAGCAGGCCCCCGAGGAAACCGAACCTCAACAAGACGAACACACAAAGGTTGTTCAGGAACTGGTGGACGTTTGCCTGAAAGCAGACCAGAACCGTGCAGCCCAGATCATCAATTACGCCTCCATTTCCTTCACCGTTGAAGATGTGTTGCTGAAAATCATCCAGCCCACCCTTGCCCGCATGGGTGAACTCTGGGCACAGGGGCACATCACGGTGGCCGAAGAACACCATGCCACCGCTTTCCTGAGGGGGCGCATTCAAATCCTGCTGGACCTGCTGGGACAACCTCTGGGTGGCCCGAGGGTCATCGTGGCCTGCGCTCCCGGCGAATACCACGAAATTGGTGCACTGATGATCAGTGTGCTGCTGCGAAAACGGGGCGTGCAGGTGCATTACATTGGGGCCAACACCCCTCTGGAAGACCTGATGCACTACGCCCACACCCACAAAGGCGATGCGATTCTGCTCAGCGTGGGACTGGCTTCAGACACACAGGTTTTGCGTGAACATGCAGAAGACCTGCGCGAGTTGGACATACCGGTGATCATGGGTGGAGCCCTGCTCAATGCAGAGCCCACTCTGGCAGAAGAATTCGGAGGCACGTATCTAGGCACAGACACTTTGCAGGCTGTCGATCACATGATTCAGATGCTGGAGGGCAAAGCATGA
- a CDS encoding Crp/Fnr family transcriptional regulator translates to MSEKMRLKRGQILYRDGEVARSFYRCETGLLRVVKVTTRGRPITVRHILPGDFFGEEVLEGRVYQHSVEALTRSTITNYQMQEMDEYMMRQMAISFSDQLRRAMMHEYHLQIGDLRERVVRYLLELVDTPLGGENDENELYLRCTHELLAEGTSSTRESVSKIIMDLKQEGLIETGYRQITLKNLDFMKEMVRPPMIMEVQ, encoded by the coding sequence ATGAGCGAGAAAATGCGTTTAAAAAGAGGCCAGATCCTTTACCGCGATGGCGAAGTCGCCCGTTCCTTCTACCGCTGTGAAACCGGACTGCTCAGGGTGGTCAAAGTCACCACCAGAGGTCGTCCCATCACTGTGCGTCACATTCTGCCCGGCGATTTTTTTGGTGAAGAGGTTCTGGAAGGCCGGGTGTACCAGCACAGCGTGGAAGCCCTGACCCGCAGCACCATCACCAATTACCAGATGCAGGAGATGGACGAGTACATGATGCGCCAGATGGCCATTTCCTTCAGCGACCAATTGCGCAGGGCGATGATGCACGAATACCACCTGCAAATCGGTGACCTGCGTGAACGCGTGGTCCGTTACCTGCTGGAACTGGTGGACACCCCTCTGGGTGGCGAAAACGACGAGAACGAACTGTACCTGCGCTGCACCCATGAGTTGCTGGCAGAAGGCACATCCAGCACCCGTGAAAGTGTTTCCAAGATCATCATGGACCTCAAACAAGAGGGCCTGATCGAAACCGGATACCGCCAGATCACCCTCAAAAACCTTGACTTCATGAAGGAGATGGTCCGTCCTCCGATGATCATGGAGGTCCAGTGA